Proteins encoded by one window of Salvia splendens isolate huo1 chromosome 14, SspV2, whole genome shotgun sequence:
- the LOC121763639 gene encoding uncharacterized protein LOC121763639 produces MKTDLQKLTFIILKPFILFIILSLSIFVFLSIQATTRRPPPAPDSTALPSDLKIRPGYSSYDSYLQRQLNKTLNPKLRHIWTTRDWDRKVSKFAQFFSDLQRRDLISNSSRSLCIGARVGQEVAALRRIGVENSVGIDLVPYPPLVIKGDFHHQPFVDGSFDFEFSNVFDHALYPWQFVGEIERTLARGGVCVLHVLLSRRADKYSANDLFSVKPLEEMFKKSELIEVRSIDGFGLDTEVVFRKIRN; encoded by the coding sequence ATGAAAACCGATCTCCAAAAACTCACCTTCATCATCCTCAAACCCTTCATCCTCTTCATCATCCTCTCCCTTTCCATCTTCGTCTTCCTCTCCATCCAAGCCACCACCCGCCGCCCCCCTCCCGCCCCCGACTCCACCGCCCTCCCCTCCGACCTTAAGATCCGCCCCGGCTACTCCTCCTACGACTCCTACCTCCAGCGCCAGCTCAACAAAACCCTCAACCCCAAGCTCCGCCACATCTGGACCACCCGCGATTGGGACCGCAAGGTCTCCAAATTCGCCCAATTCTTCTCCGATCTCCAGCGCCGCGACCTAATTTCAAACTCCTCCAGATCTCTCTGCATCGGCGCTCGCGTCGGCCAGGAGGTCGCTGCGCTGCGGCGGATCGGTGTTGAGAATTCGGTCGGGATCGATCTCGTGCCCTACCCTCCCCTCGTGATTAAAGGCGATTTCCACCACCAGCCGTTCGTCGACGGCAGCTTCGATTTCGAATTCTCCAATGTTTTCGATCACGCGCTCTACCCGTGGCAATTCGTCGGCGAGATCGAGCGCACTCTGGCGCGCGGCGGCGTGTGTGTGCTTCACGTGCTGCTCTCGCGGCGGGCGGATAAGTACTCTGCGAATGATCTGTTCAGCGTGAAGCCGTTGGAGGAGATGTTTAAGAAATCGGAGCTGATTGAGGTGAGAAGCATTGATGGATTTGGATTGGATACAGAGGTTGTGTTTAGGAAGATTAGGAATTGA
- the LOC121763586 gene encoding CBBY-like protein — protein sequence MAANTICSPPLTTSVSSSSSSKNLFFAKKTAFLPSSSSCSAMGASKIGISIKKRSGERLGVVKCMASAAPSVLPKALLFDCDGVLVDTEKDGHRVSFNDTFAEKELGVTWDVDLYGELLKIGGGKERMTAYFNKVGWPDKAPTTEQDRKDFIASLHKRKTELYVALIEKKLLALRPGVAKLVDQALGNGVKVAVCSTSNEKAVSAVVSFLLGAERAKQIQIYAGDVVPRKKPDPAIYLLAAETLGVEPSSCVVIEDSGIGLAAAKAAGMTCIVTKSGYTGDEDFEKADAVFDCIGDPPEERFDLAFCGSLLEKQYVS from the exons ATGGCAGCTAACACCATCTGTTCTCCTCCACTCACAACTTCAgtctcatcatcatcttcgtcGAAAAATCTCTTCTTTGCAAAAAAGACTGCATTTTTACCATCATCATCGTCATGTTCCGCAATGGGAGCTTCGAAAATTGGCATATCGATCAAGAAAAGAAGCGGCGAGAGATTGGGAGTGGTGAAATGCATGGCATCTGCTGCGCCGTCTGTTCTTCCAAAAGCCCTCTTGTTCGATTGTGATGGTGTCTTGGTTGACACCGAGAAAGATGGCCATCGCGTTTCTTTCAACGACACTTTTGCTGAA AAAGAGTTGGGAGTTACATGGGACGTGGATTTGTACGGCGAGTTGCTGAAAATCGGGGGAGGAAAAGAGAG GATGACGGCCTACTTCAATAAGGTCGGGTGGCCAGATAAGGCACCAACGACTGAACAGGACAGGAAGGACTTCATCGCATCTCTTCACAAGCGAAAGACTGAGCTTTACGTGGCGCTGATCGAGAAGAAACTGTTGGCTCTTCGACCTGGTGTTGCAAA GTTAGTAGACCAGGCTCTCGGGAATGGAGTGAAGGTTGCTGTTTGCAGCACTTCGAATGAGAAGGCG GTGTCTGCTGTAGTTTCATTCTTGTTAGGAGCTGAGAGAGCAAAACAGATTCAGATATACGCTGGAGACGTGGTTCCTCGTAAGAAGCCCGATCCA GCAATCTATCTCTTAGCTGCAGAGACATTAGGTGTCGAACCTTCAAG TTGTGTTGTCATTGAAGACAGTGGGATCGGCCTTGCAGCTGCCAAAGCTGCAGGAATGACGTGTATCGTGACAAAGAGCGG GTACACGGGTGACGAGGATTTTGAGAAGGCGGATGCCGTTTTCGACTGCATCGGAGATCCGCCGGAGGAGCGGTTTGACTTGGCATTCTGTGGAAGCCTCCTTGAGAAACAATATGTTAGTTAA
- the LOC121765464 gene encoding TPR repeat-containing thioredoxin TDX-like — protein MEIVESDVELDNSDVVEPDYDPPLQMGDPSVEVNEADREGALVQKAMAMDAAFLEGNLVKAMSHLTEAVVLNPKSAMLYASRASMFVKLKKPKAAIRDADAALKIDDELFKGYKARGMAKGMLGLWEDAARDLHMARKFDFDEETTVMLKKVESNRKKIAEHRQKYEKLQKASEQRKAEVERLIKMKEAENESASLLKDGQVIRGASAKDLKMKLDAAAKTSCLAIVYFTATWCGPCVHIGPIFTNLASKYPKVVFLKLDIDEARDAAAEWRIQSIPSFYLWKDGRVVGEELQMRMSSLEKMIHEHTA, from the exons ATGGAAATTGTCGAGTCTGATGTTGAATTGGACAATTCGGATGTTGTGGAGCCGGACTATGACCCTCCGCTTCAG ATGGGTGATCCTTCGGTTGAAGTGAATGAAGCAGATCGAGAAGGTGCCCTAGTGCAAAAAGCAATGGCCATGGATGCAGCATTTCTTGAAG GAAATCTCGTTAAAGCTATGAGTCATCTAACTGAAGCGGTCGTGTTGAATCCAAAATCAGCAATGCTGTATGCTAGCAGAG CTAGTATGTTCGTTAAGCTGAAGAAACCAAAAGCTGCAATCCGTGATGCTGATGCTGCATTGAAG ATCGACGATGAGTTGTTTAAAGGATATAAAGCTCGAGGTATGGCAAAAGGGATGTTGGGCTTGTGGGAAGATGCTGCAAGAGATTTGCATATGGCAAGAAAGTTTGATTTTGATGAGGAGACTACTGTGATGCTTAAGAAG GTGGAATCGAATCGCAAGAAGATTGCAGAACACCGCCAAAAATACGAAAAGCTTCAAAAAGCAAGTGAGCAGAGAAAGGCTGAGGTCGAAAGGCTGATAAAGATGAAG GAAGCTGAAAATGAATCTGCTTCACTGCTGAAGGATG GGCAAGTGATTCGTGGCGCCTCTGCTAAGGACCTGAAGATGAAGCTGGACGCTGCTGCAAAGACGTCTTGCCTTGCAATAGTCTACTTCACTGCAACATGGTGCGGCCCCTGCGTTCACATTGGTCCTATATTCACAAACCTAGCCTCAAAATACCCCAAGGTGGTGTTCCTGAAACTCGACATTGATGAGGCGCGGGATGCAGCAGCAGAGTGGCGAATCCAAAGCATCCCGAGTTTCTATCTGTGGAAAGATGGAAGAGTGGTGGGTGAAGAGCTCCAGATGAGGATGAGCTCACTTGAAAAGATGATTCATGAGCACACTGCTTAG
- the LOC121765465 gene encoding uncharacterized protein LOC121765465, translating to MEAERIQELKGFVDFCKQNPHLLHTPSLAFFKNFLQSFGARMLAFGGSSNDGEDHEDKKPFDSRKRYVPMDISNDGIAESGDNQEAAQLSKANAMETIAEGEIILIHSGFLVASWMRNSMLLQRHLGFQFSTSPQHGVGPAVTSALFSLAWLGHYFLKVSWTVEDAATFAIENFSLRLCVKTLQSLKQFDDETDLITQLISSESELCESSVRLYDMSACIPMGILGKCIVPLGLGAANKFSVMSSRISLPPAAAHRFWIVRNIKF from the exons ATGGAGGCGGAAAGGATTCAGGAATTGAAGGGTTTTGTGGATTTCTGCAAACAGAACCCACATCTCTTACACACTCCATCTCTTGCATTTTTCAAAAACTTTCTGCAAAG TTTTGGAGCTCGAATGCTGGCGTTTGGAGGATCG AGCAATGACGGTGAGGACCATGAGGATAAAAAGCCATTTGATTCAAGGAAGCGCTATGTACCAATGGATATATCAAATGACGGCATTGCTGAATCGGGAGATAATCAAGAAGCTGCTCAGTTATCGAAAGCAAACGCTATGGAAACAATTGCTGAAG GAGAAATCATCCTGATTCATTCTGGATTTCTGGTAGCGAGCTGGATGAGAAACTCGATGCTGCTTCAAAGGCATCTCGGCTTTCAGTTCTCTACTTCACCACAACATGGTGTTGGCCCTGCCGTTACGTCGGCCCTGTTTTCACTAGCTTGGCTG GGGCACtactttttaaaagttagttggACAGTTGAAGACGCGGCAACATTTGCAATTGAAAACTTCTCTCTCCGCTTGTGTGTGAAAACCCTACAATCACTGAAACAATTTGATGACGAAACTGACTTGATTACTCAGTTAATCAGTTCAG AATCCGAGCTATGCGAATCTTCTGTTCGGCTTTATGACATGTCCGCGTGCATTCCCATGGGCATTTTGGGAAAATGTATTGTGCCTTTAGGGTTAGGCGCTGCGAATAAATTCTCCGTCATGTCATCACGAATAAGCCTTCCGCCTGCTGCTGCTCATAGATTTTGGATCGTGCG GAATATAAAGTTTTGA
- the LOC121764449 gene encoding thioredoxin H3-like: MTVRTMTRRRHLIQGSAMYQWRISQMKTLLNPKINQEAAQLLKAKAMEAIAEGEIILIHSGSELEEKLDAASRASRLSVLYFTATWCGPCRYVGPVFTSLAGKYPKVVFLKVDIDEAREVAAEWNIRSIPTFVFVKNGEEVDELIFTKQGSRERLSSKG, from the exons ATGACGGTGAGGACCATgacgagaagaagacatttgATTCAAGGAAGCGCGATGTACCAATGGAGGATATCTCAAATGAAGACATTGCTGAATCCGAAGATAAATCAAGAAGCTGCTCAGTTATTGAAAGCAAAAGCTATGGAAGCAATCGCTGAAG GAGAAATCATCCTGATTCATTCTGGTAGCGAGTTGGAAGAGAAACTCGATGCTGCTTCAAGGGCATCTCGGCTTTCAGTTCTCTACTTCACCGCAACATGGTGTGGGCCCTGCCGTTACGTTGGCCCCGTTTTCACTAGCTTGGCTGGTAAGTACCCGAAAGTAGTTTTCTTGAAAGTGGACATCGACGAGGCTAGAGAGGTCGCTGCTGAATGGAACATCAGAAGCATCCCGACCTTCGTCTTCGTCAAAAATGGCGAGGAGGTGGATGAGCTCATCTTCACAAAGCAAGGGAGCAGAGAAAGGCTGAGCTCGAAAGGCTGA